One [Clostridium] saccharolyticum WM1 DNA segment encodes these proteins:
- a CDS encoding YARHG domain-containing protein: MKSHPLLPAVLLALSLSAVGCSMTSRIQEPPPLPGETLPRTDKNTETSTDDGEPGAEEKHLENVTVTLWSRHKYAKYSDKGTLICQWNSREPGVSIPGHPESQYLINRSLRENDQDSRRYDFIYDSEEYFFSLAGQDETEGKSVFTYDYEVLKNDGRILSIRQDYVETRGITDPVSHTYLNSYDVETGRKITLSALSGRPEGLKLALVRELTGQAASEDDKASLSSQIMSGDLNDFALLKEGILIYHDSKINRSDSTPKEEYVIPYSQIMNEMNDYGKELTAIARKTRDEPTLQKGEPDYIFPESSTEYLTGADLLEADAFTLRIARNEIFARHGRTFDTSDLQEYFSRKPWYHGNTDPSAFSDDVLSETEKRNLNLIRTAEDQLQSKEISNSGVTLAPNQDYLLDLDGDGICETVRWIPINDSPDWAYTGMELIVNGQKQTCLPKDMLGNIRLTAVDLQKEDCEIELHLEVTKDSDTLSSFSFYRYRNGGMELVGELAGTVCGGNGYLFRENGLRAEGDGILAVASDTPFKGSSFQFGCYYVDLLFSYEDGKFKEIPQNIYLKKDYEPVTSAFLHHNPQSLYVVSHPFAAVSSLAGTVPAFTAVPGETICPIAWALKDGSSYVLVMNEEGTCGWVKEMPWDADPDTAYYIAVPAWG, translated from the coding sequence TTGTCTGCTGTGGGATGCAGCATGACTTCCCGCATACAGGAGCCCCCTCCGCTGCCTGGGGAAACACTTCCCCGGACCGACAAAAATACGGAAACCTCCACCGATGACGGAGAACCTGGAGCAGAAGAAAAACATCTGGAAAACGTGACCGTAACACTCTGGTCCCGGCACAAATATGCAAAATATTCTGACAAGGGAACTCTGATTTGTCAGTGGAACAGCCGGGAGCCGGGAGTCTCGATCCCCGGTCATCCGGAGTCCCAGTATCTGATTAACCGGAGTCTGAGGGAAAATGACCAGGATTCCAGGCGATATGACTTTATTTATGATTCAGAAGAATACTTTTTTTCCTTGGCCGGGCAGGATGAAACCGAAGGGAAATCTGTTTTTACCTATGATTATGAGGTACTGAAAAACGACGGAAGAATTTTAAGCATCCGGCAGGATTATGTGGAAACAAGAGGGATCACAGACCCGGTTTCCCATACCTATCTTAATTCCTATGACGTGGAAACAGGAAGAAAAATCACTCTTTCAGCCCTTTCCGGCCGCCCGGAAGGCTTAAAGCTGGCTCTTGTCCGGGAATTAACCGGGCAGGCGGCGTCAGAGGATGACAAGGCTTCCCTTTCTTCTCAAATCATGTCCGGGGACCTGAATGATTTTGCACTTTTAAAAGAAGGGATCCTGATATATCATGATTCAAAGATAAACCGGTCCGATTCCACCCCAAAGGAAGAATATGTGATCCCCTACAGTCAGATAATGAATGAAATGAATGATTATGGGAAAGAACTCACAGCCATTGCCCGGAAAACCAGGGATGAGCCAACCCTGCAAAAAGGAGAGCCGGATTACATTTTTCCGGAAAGCAGTACGGAATATTTAACCGGAGCCGATTTACTTGAAGCAGATGCTTTTACTCTCAGAATAGCAAGGAATGAAATCTTCGCCCGGCATGGAAGAACGTTTGACACTTCAGACTTACAGGAATATTTCAGCCGGAAACCATGGTATCATGGCAATACCGACCCTTCCGCCTTTTCCGATGATGTGCTGTCGGAAACAGAAAAAAGAAACTTAAACCTGATCCGCACTGCGGAAGACCAGTTACAATCAAAAGAGATTTCCAACAGCGGTGTTACCCTGGCGCCTAACCAGGATTATCTCCTGGATTTAGATGGCGACGGTATATGCGAAACCGTTCGCTGGATTCCCATAAACGATTCCCCGGACTGGGCCTATACCGGCATGGAGCTTATTGTAAACGGGCAGAAGCAAACCTGTCTTCCCAAAGATATGCTGGGCAATATCAGGCTTACGGCTGTGGACCTGCAAAAGGAAGACTGTGAGATAGAACTTCATCTGGAAGTAACTAAGGATTCCGATACCCTTTCCTCCTTCAGTTTTTACCGGTACCGGAATGGCGGAATGGAACTGGTCGGTGAGCTGGCCGGTACCGTATGCGGCGGAAACGGATATTTATTCCGGGAAAATGGTTTAAGAGCGGAAGGTGACGGCATTCTTGCCGTAGCGTCAGACACTCCCTTTAAAGGATCCTCCTTTCAGTTCGGCTGTTACTATGTGGATCTTCTGTTTTCTTATGAGGATGGCAAATTTAAAGAAATTCCTCAGAATATTTATTTAAAAAAGGATTATGAACCGGTAACATCTGCATTTCTTCATCATAATCCCCAGAGCTTATACGTAGTGTCCCATCCCTTTGCTGCGGTCAGTTCTCTGGCCGGAACCGTCCCTGCTTTCACCGCCGTCCCAGGAGAAACCATATGCCCCATAGCCTGGGCTCTAAAGGACGGAAGCTCTTATGTGCTTGTCATGAATGAGGAAGGAACCTGCGGCTGGGTAAAGGAAATGCCCTGGGATGCGGATCCGGATACCGCTTATTATATTGCAGTCCCTGCCTGGGGATAA
- a CDS encoding BadF/BadG/BcrA/BcrD ATPase family protein yields the protein MEGYIAGLDIGGTTGRMKLQSLEGESLGEVYGQGCSINTDGDGKSEERYRKLVLPALEERHLRPQDCGGICIAASGIDSPELEKSCRRAFINMGFRENAVMVQNDCEIFLNLSEAPTLVLVSGTGSISYGKDEAGRVVRTGGWGHILSDEGSAFHIGLNVMKHAGGHMDGREECPVLSRGFCGQTGIRDLSGLDGFINANIMDKAVIGALAPLASCSFEAGESAGISIIKESAEVLADLVKDTCRKMNIRQDQAAHLWLWGSVLVKNDHIRERLIHSVRESYIHMDIKIPEKRALDVAVEVAVRCAEKV from the coding sequence ATGGAAGGGTACATAGCGGGCCTGGATATTGGAGGTACCACAGGAAGGATGAAACTGCAAAGCCTGGAGGGAGAGTCCCTGGGGGAAGTGTACGGACAGGGCTGCAGCATTAATACAGATGGAGACGGGAAAAGCGAGGAACGGTACAGAAAGCTGGTTCTCCCTGCACTTGAGGAACGTCACTTAAGGCCCCAGGACTGCGGGGGCATCTGCATAGCGGCTAGCGGGATCGACTCTCCGGAATTGGAGAAGTCCTGCCGCAGGGCATTTATCAATATGGGTTTCCGGGAAAATGCCGTCATGGTTCAAAATGACTGTGAAATATTTTTGAATTTGTCAGAAGCGCCTACCCTGGTGCTTGTTTCAGGGACCGGATCCATCAGCTATGGAAAAGATGAAGCAGGGAGAGTGGTAAGGACCGGTGGCTGGGGACACATTCTCAGTGATGAAGGGAGTGCGTTTCACATTGGGCTAAATGTCATGAAGCATGCAGGCGGCCATATGGACGGAAGAGAGGAATGCCCGGTCCTTTCCAGGGGCTTTTGCGGACAGACCGGGATCAGGGATTTATCCGGGCTGGATGGATTTATCAATGCCAATATCATGGATAAAGCTGTAATCGGAGCTTTGGCACCTTTGGCATCCTGTTCCTTTGAAGCCGGGGAATCCGCTGGGATATCCATCATAAAGGAAAGCGCAGAGGTTCTGGCTGATCTGGTGAAGGATACCTGCAGGAAAATGAACATCAGGCAGGATCAGGCTGCCCATTTGTGGCTGTGGGGCAGTGTGCTTGTAAAGAATGACCATATTAGAGAACGGCTGATCCATTCAGTCAGGGAAAGTTACATCCATATGGATATAAAGATTCCGGAAAAGCGGGCTCTTGATGTGGCGGTTGAAGTGGCTGTTAGATGTGCTGAAAAAGTGTAA
- a CDS encoding SIS domain-containing protein produces the protein MARQLLHYIKEQPVVWEQILGSREQVLEDFFRDRKDLPLEHLIFVGSGSSYIASLIAAEFAVHVAGFDCRVMTPAEAIRYRGSYDKRKTLVLASSQSGKSVSTINAISAWKKAGYAVAGVTADPASPVARLVDFHYLVPCGEETVGPKTKGMTSTVLVLELLALEAAGKEKRISREEFETIISGFRKGIMAARTNIALCENYYKENISRFRKHEHAVVIADPESSLAAREGALKLLETWYVPVFSYEVEEYTHGIQNTIQEGICNLFVVTEEANCSTMEKLTAYCEEKGCDDWVISTVKGIRTKANLLELEKGGASYTTPFEILPAFQYLSAFGSEDRDIECDKPKFHDFYDCLGTKSK, from the coding sequence ATGGCAAGACAATTATTGCATTACATCAAGGAACAGCCTGTGGTTTGGGAGCAGATTCTTGGAAGCAGAGAACAGGTCTTAGAGGATTTTTTCCGTGACAGGAAAGACCTGCCTTTGGAACACCTGATTTTTGTTGGTTCAGGGAGTTCCTATATTGCTTCCCTGATCGCAGCAGAATTTGCCGTCCATGTGGCGGGCTTTGACTGCAGGGTGATGACACCTGCTGAAGCTATCAGATACCGGGGGTCCTATGACAAGAGGAAAACATTGGTTCTCGCTTCCTCCCAGTCAGGAAAAAGCGTTTCCACAATAAATGCCATAAGCGCATGGAAAAAAGCAGGATATGCTGTGGCTGGGGTCACGGCAGATCCCGCTTCTCCGGTGGCAAGGCTGGTGGACTTCCATTATCTTGTCCCATGCGGGGAAGAAACCGTAGGGCCGAAAACAAAGGGAATGACTTCTACGGTATTGGTACTGGAGCTGCTGGCACTGGAAGCGGCAGGGAAGGAAAAGCGGATTTCCAGGGAAGAGTTTGAAACCATTATTTCCGGTTTTAGAAAGGGAATTATGGCTGCAAGGACGAACATTGCCTTGTGCGAGAACTATTATAAAGAGAATATTTCCCGTTTCAGGAAGCATGAACATGCAGTTGTGATCGCAGATCCGGAAAGCAGTCTTGCGGCCAGGGAAGGTGCCCTGAAGCTTCTGGAAACCTGGTATGTACCGGTGTTTTCTTATGAGGTGGAGGAGTATACCCATGGAATACAAAATACCATTCAGGAAGGGATATGCAATTTGTTCGTGGTGACGGAGGAAGCTAACTGCTCCACGATGGAAAAGCTGACCGCCTACTGTGAGGAAAAGGGTTGTGATGACTGGGTGATTTCTACGGTCAAAGGAATCAGGACAAAAGCAAACTTACTGGAACTGGAAAAGGGAGGGGCAAGCTATACCACACCCTTTGAGATCCTGCCGGCTTTCCAGTATTTAAGTGCTTTTGGCTCTGAAGACCGGGACATTGAGTGTGACAAGCCAAAATTCCATGATTTTTACGATTGCCTTGGAACAAAGAGCAAGTGA
- a CDS encoding glycoside hydrolase family 9 protein has product MDQQLKNRLLESLYVHYPLKPEYDKSMETYHLQKPVLSSVSLWDGTSLEPWSFDGEGDVQITDGKILSLETKARADHWPENEVRANDASAGLYATFGSYIARLNVKGLDLEKGNRIWFKIRPICPGLHSPIIRVGFVNNGEIKIPDVYSREGFNAINLKNNEWNTCTWEIDSIAHDAMEEISFNIHRYGKEVSTGDDLRFELCDIQLQEVKPEVVHGWQCGEEDVVFSTTGYFTDGRKTAIANTSAKAFEIIKEECGLEEDLSCRDSGEKVVYHGQMKLVENHLGSFNVLDFSDLKTEGAYRIRFGNTVSERFHIGNDVLESTLWKLINFLYCERCGYPVPNCHGTCHQDVIAEHNGVKLVYAGGWHDAADVSQQTMQTAEILDAMMASAGKVKDSDPMLYRRMMEEANWGLDFVLRMRFGDGYRASHAAIRRWTDNFIGNMDDCEADVHNRSFENFVFAAVEAGAGEAFKELDREVAWKCVEAAREDFQFAHKRFQEVGVEGPYHLLEHTAGSSRSQYYAVAAWAAARIYKITKDRYFYTHAAQYAEKIVSCQETRDDLPMKGFFYRDESKTHIVHFSHQARDQVFAMALAEVCGALHDHKDRNLWEESLKLHGEYLKGLQKYTAPYGMLPAGIHHISEAEDQEAFHVVHPKVDYDRERVNYLDQLRHGVDLGGGYYIRTFPVWFSYRGNSAIQLSMGKSASIIGMYFNDQELIEIAREQLYWTLGKNPFGQSLIYGEGNHYGQEYTALLGETVGEMPVGVQTRGNEDIPYWPPANIATYREVWTTPPGRFLWVAADLI; this is encoded by the coding sequence ATGGATCAGCAATTAAAAAACAGATTATTAGAGTCATTATATGTACATTACCCACTGAAACCGGAATATGACAAAAGCATGGAGACCTATCATTTGCAAAAGCCGGTTTTGTCTTCAGTGAGTTTATGGGATGGGACCAGCCTGGAACCATGGAGCTTTGACGGTGAGGGTGATGTTCAGATAACGGATGGAAAAATATTAAGCCTGGAAACAAAGGCACGGGCAGACCACTGGCCGGAAAATGAAGTCAGGGCAAACGATGCGTCAGCAGGTTTGTATGCTACCTTTGGAAGCTACATTGCGAGGCTGAATGTAAAGGGCCTTGATTTGGAAAAAGGAAACAGGATATGGTTTAAAATCCGTCCCATATGCCCAGGCCTGCACAGTCCCATTATTCGTGTGGGTTTTGTCAATAATGGGGAAATCAAGATACCGGATGTCTATTCAAGAGAAGGTTTTAATGCCATTAATCTGAAAAATAATGAATGGAATACCTGTACCTGGGAGATCGATTCCATTGCCCATGATGCAATGGAAGAAATTTCATTTAACATTCACCGTTATGGCAAAGAAGTGAGCACCGGCGATGACTTGAGATTTGAACTTTGCGATATTCAGCTTCAGGAGGTAAAGCCGGAAGTCGTTCACGGCTGGCAGTGCGGGGAAGAGGATGTAGTATTTTCCACAACAGGATACTTTACGGATGGAAGAAAAACAGCCATTGCCAATACCTCAGCCAAAGCGTTTGAAATCATAAAGGAAGAATGTGGCTTAGAAGAGGACTTATCCTGCCGGGATTCAGGGGAAAAGGTGGTATATCATGGGCAGATGAAGCTGGTGGAAAACCATCTGGGCAGCTTTAACGTATTGGATTTTTCGGACCTGAAAACCGAAGGTGCATACAGGATCCGGTTTGGAAATACGGTAAGCGAACGGTTTCACATAGGAAATGATGTATTGGAAAGCACGTTATGGAAGCTGATTAACTTTTTGTATTGCGAGCGGTGCGGTTACCCGGTTCCCAACTGCCATGGAACCTGCCATCAGGATGTGATTGCAGAACACAATGGGGTGAAGCTGGTGTATGCGGGAGGCTGGCACGATGCGGCGGATGTATCCCAGCAGACGATGCAGACAGCAGAGATCTTAGATGCCATGATGGCTTCCGCAGGAAAAGTGAAAGATTCTGATCCTATGCTATACCGAAGGATGATGGAAGAGGCCAACTGGGGACTGGATTTTGTGCTGCGCATGCGCTTTGGTGACGGGTACCGGGCATCTCATGCTGCCATTCGCAGGTGGACCGACAATTTCATCGGCAATATGGATGACTGCGAAGCAGATGTCCATAACCGGTCCTTTGAAAACTTTGTTTTTGCCGCGGTGGAAGCCGGTGCAGGAGAAGCCTTTAAAGAGCTGGACAGGGAAGTTGCATGGAAATGTGTGGAAGCTGCCAGGGAAGATTTTCAGTTTGCCCATAAGCGGTTTCAGGAAGTGGGCGTGGAAGGCCCGTATCATTTGCTGGAGCATACGGCAGGTTCCAGCCGTTCCCAGTACTATGCCGTTGCGGCATGGGCAGCAGCCAGAATTTATAAAATTACAAAGGACCGCTATTTTTATACTCATGCCGCCCAGTATGCAGAGAAAATAGTTTCCTGCCAGGAGACCAGGGATGACCTGCCTATGAAGGGGTTCTTCTACAGGGATGAATCCAAGACTCATATTGTGCATTTTTCCCATCAGGCAAGGGATCAGGTATTTGCCATGGCTCTGGCAGAGGTGTGCGGTGCCCTGCATGACCATAAAGACAGGAACCTTTGGGAAGAGAGCTTAAAGCTTCATGGAGAGTATTTAAAGGGACTTCAAAAGTATACGGCCCCCTATGGGATGCTGCCGGCGGGAATCCATCACATCAGCGAGGCAGAGGACCAGGAAGCCTTTCATGTGGTCCACCCAAAAGTGGATTATGATAGAGAACGGGTGAATTATTTGGATCAGTTAAGGCATGGAGTAGACTTGGGAGGCGGATATTACATAAGAACATTTCCAGTATGGTTTTCTTACCGGGGAAATTCAGCCATTCAGTTGTCCATGGGAAAATCGGCTTCTATCATAGGAATGTATTTCAATGATCAGGAATTAATTGAAATTGCCAGGGAACAGCTTTACTGGACTTTAGGAAAGAACCCATTCGGCCAATCCCTGATCTATGGGGAGGGCAACCATTATGGGCAGGAATATACGGCTCTGCTGGGAGAAACTGTAGGAGAGATGCCGGTAGGTGTCCAGACCAGAGGAAATGAAGATATTCCTTACTGGCCTCCTGCCAATATTGCTACTTACAGAGAGGTTTGGACAACGCCGCCAGGACGCTTTTTATGGGTTGCCGCTGATTTGATTTAA
- a CDS encoding RidA family protein, whose translation MNIYDKLKELNLELPAAPPKGGVYSPCQEFGKGLVYISGCGPVIGADRISGKLGKDFTTEEGKVFSRDAMLNVLAVLQDKIGDLNRVKCPVKILTFVASADTFLEQPAVANGGSELLAALFGQENVPARSAIGVNVLPGNIPVETEAIFEIKE comes from the coding sequence ATGAATATTTATGACAAACTGAAGGAACTTAATTTGGAGCTGCCGGCAGCTCCGCCAAAAGGCGGAGTGTATTCCCCTTGCCAGGAGTTTGGCAAGGGATTGGTTTACATATCAGGCTGCGGGCCGGTGATCGGGGCTGACCGGATTTCCGGAAAACTGGGGAAAGATTTTACTACGGAAGAAGGGAAAGTATTTTCCAGAGACGCCATGTTAAATGTTCTTGCAGTATTGCAGGATAAGATCGGAGATTTGAACCGGGTGAAGTGTCCAGTTAAAATTCTCACCTTTGTGGCTAGTGCGGATACCTTTCTCGAACAGCCGGCAGTGGCCAACGGAGGAAGTGAATTATTGGCAGCGCTTTTTGGCCAGGAGAATGTACCGGCCCGTTCCGCCATTGGCGTCAACGTATTGCCTGGGAATATTCCCGTAGAAACGGAAGCAATATTTGAAATCAAAGAATAG
- a CDS encoding N-acyl-D-amino-acid deacylase family protein — protein MSDILIKNGLIYDGSGSLPFQGDILIHGEKIVEVARKIEKEGAQVTDASGKAVTPGFIDIHRHCDIAPFTNPHFGEIELAQGITSTFVGNCGLAPVPSTPLCRKELYDYLEPVIGKVPEGLAFETYEDYWKALEAAELPINIGFFAASDSIKVAIKGFGSKAYTEEELKKAQEYVKSAMAQGAFGITLGIMYQPECYSSREELTAVAKAAAGSGGILCTHIRGEGDSLVESVEEVIDVAAKAGIPLNISHLKSTGIKNWNNRIFEAVGKIEKARESGQDVTADFYPYDGGSTTLQSLLPPTVMKETLEALVKSLSVPEGKEKLKSELNKVHPGWDNMAESIGWDRIIISSVALEKNTFMQGQTIGALAVKLGYDEPSDLVADLLTEENGKVGIIVLSMSQEDVDSVAKLPFTMLISDSLYGGDGKNAHPRLLGTTARFLNDFVIKRRVLSMEQAIRKMTSLPAKRMGIKDRGFIKPGYQADVLVFQPEKFIDHADYTGKHDPCTGMDLVLMGGKRVLENGILVDRTRGKLLRKDR, from the coding sequence ATGAGTGATATCCTGATCAAAAATGGGCTGATTTATGATGGAAGCGGAAGCCTGCCGTTTCAGGGGGATATTCTGATCCATGGAGAAAAGATTGTTGAAGTTGCCCGGAAGATTGAAAAGGAAGGTGCCCAGGTGACCGATGCTTCAGGAAAGGCCGTAACCCCCGGCTTTATTGATATCCACCGGCATTGTGATATTGCACCTTTCACAAACCCCCATTTTGGGGAAATAGAGCTGGCCCAGGGAATTACTTCCACTTTTGTGGGAAATTGCGGCCTTGCCCCTGTGCCATCCACTCCCTTATGCAGGAAGGAATTGTATGATTATTTGGAGCCGGTGATCGGAAAGGTGCCAGAAGGTCTTGCTTTTGAAACGTATGAGGATTATTGGAAAGCTCTGGAGGCAGCAGAACTTCCTATCAACATAGGCTTCTTTGCAGCCTCTGACAGCATCAAGGTGGCTATAAAGGGCTTTGGAAGCAAGGCATATACGGAAGAAGAACTTAAAAAGGCTCAGGAGTATGTGAAGAGTGCAATGGCCCAGGGAGCCTTTGGGATTACACTGGGGATCATGTATCAGCCGGAGTGCTATTCCAGCCGGGAGGAGCTTACGGCTGTGGCAAAGGCAGCGGCCGGGAGCGGCGGTATTCTCTGTACCCACATCCGGGGAGAAGGAGACAGCCTGGTGGAATCGGTGGAGGAAGTGATCGACGTGGCGGCAAAAGCGGGGATACCCTTAAATATCAGTCATTTAAAGTCAACGGGAATTAAAAACTGGAACAACAGGATATTTGAAGCGGTTGGTAAGATTGAAAAGGCAAGGGAATCCGGGCAGGATGTCACCGCGGATTTTTATCCTTATGACGGCGGCTCCACGACTCTCCAGTCCCTGCTTCCGCCCACGGTTATGAAAGAGACCTTAGAGGCTCTGGTGAAAAGCCTATCAGTGCCGGAAGGGAAGGAGAAACTTAAGTCAGAGCTGAACAAGGTCCATCCTGGCTGGGACAATATGGCGGAAAGCATTGGCTGGGACCGGATCATCATCAGCTCCGTTGCGTTGGAAAAAAACACCTTTATGCAGGGACAGACCATTGGTGCTCTGGCAGTAAAGCTGGGATATGATGAACCCTCGGATCTTGTTGCCGATCTTCTTACTGAGGAAAACGGGAAAGTGGGGATCATCGTGTTAAGCATGTCACAGGAGGATGTGGACTCTGTGGCAAAACTTCCCTTTACCATGCTGATTTCCGATTCCCTGTACGGCGGCGACGGAAAGAATGCTCATCCCCGCCTCCTTGGAACAACGGCCAGATTTCTAAATGACTTTGTCATAAAACGCAGGGTGCTGTCCATGGAACAGGCCATCAGGAAGATGACCAGCCTTCCTGCAAAGCGGATGGGTATCAAGGACCGGGGATTTATAAAACCAGGGTATCAGGCAGATGTACTGGTTTTCCAGCCGGAGAAATTCATAGATCATGCGGATTATACTGGAAAACATGATCCATGCACGGGTATGGATCTGGTACTTATGGGTGGAAAACGGGTGTTGGAAAACGGCATCCTTGTGGACCGCACCAGAGGGAAGCTGTTAAGAAAGGACAGATAA
- a CDS encoding alanine racemase codes for MELTQEQIQQLETPCLVIDVDLAEKNIRRMQDAADKAGCRLRPHIKTHKMPLFAQMQEMAGASGITCAKVSEAEVMADGGMEDIFIAYPMIGRFRIRRAMDLAERIRRLILAIDSLEGAKALDQAASDRDVVLEVRMEIDTGAGRTGVPMERAVELALAVKEMKHLNLTGIFTFKSLILSGKPTEDNLLAAQEEGNMMAETARMLKEAGVEIQDISAGSSPTGLLVAQTGLVNEIRPGTYIFDDFMLTKEKVAELNEIAVRFYATVVSCQHSEYAVVDGGTKCFPTDVVPGQPPFYYPGYAVVEGDDNLRLSRMNEEHGIITASNGETRLQVGQVLSLIPIHVCTAVNMQNSVYLLENGCLRKQKVDARGMLL; via the coding sequence ATGGAACTCACACAGGAACAGATTCAGCAGTTAGAGACGCCCTGCCTGGTCATTGATGTAGATCTGGCAGAGAAAAACATCAGACGTATGCAGGATGCGGCTGATAAGGCCGGCTGCCGGCTGCGCCCTCACATTAAGACCCATAAAATGCCTTTATTTGCCCAAATGCAGGAAATGGCCGGTGCAAGCGGGATCACCTGCGCCAAGGTAAGTGAAGCAGAGGTTATGGCAGATGGAGGCATGGAAGACATCTTCATCGCATACCCCATGATCGGAAGGTTCCGGATCCGGAGGGCCATGGATCTGGCGGAAAGGATCCGAAGGCTCATCCTGGCCATTGACAGCCTGGAAGGTGCTAAAGCTCTGGACCAGGCAGCTTCTGACCGGGATGTGGTTTTGGAAGTCCGTATGGAAATCGATACGGGAGCCGGACGGACGGGAGTTCCCATGGAACGGGCGGTGGAGCTGGCACTTGCAGTTAAGGAAATGAAGCATTTAAATCTGACCGGTATATTTACATTTAAGAGCCTCATTCTGTCGGGAAAGCCTACGGAGGATAACCTTCTGGCGGCGCAAGAAGAAGGAAACATGATGGCTGAAACAGCCAGAATGCTGAAAGAAGCAGGTGTTGAGATACAGGACATCAGTGCCGGCTCTTCCCCAACAGGACTTCTGGTCGCTCAGACCGGCCTGGTAAACGAGATTCGTCCGGGCACCTACATTTTTGACGACTTTATGCTGACAAAGGAAAAGGTGGCCGAACTCAATGAAATCGCCGTCCGTTTCTATGCAACCGTGGTCAGCTGCCAGCACTCAGAGTATGCTGTGGTAGACGGAGGAACCAAATGCTTTCCCACGGATGTGGTTCCGGGCCAGCCGCCGTTTTACTATCCGGGTTATGCGGTCGTGGAAGGGGATGACAATCTCAGACTGTCTAGGATGAATGAGGAACATGGAATCATAACGGCATCAAACGGTGAAACCAGGCTGCAGGTGGGGCAGGTACTGTCCCTGATCCCGATTCATGTATGTACGGCTGTAAACATGCAGAATTCCGTATACCTCCTGGAAAACGGCTGCCTCAGAAAACAGAAGGTAGATGCAAGAGGAATGCTGCTATGA